The region TCATCTATGGCTTTATGTCCTGGATATAGTTGAGGTGATGAGGGCTTTGCATATATTCTCTCAGGAAGACCTAGCCACTTCCCCAGTTTTCTAACTTGTGTCTTATATAGATGTGTTATTACTAGAAAATCTGCGGCGCCATCCCCGTACTTTGTGAAGTATCCTAGAATATATTCACTCTTATCACCGGTACCGGCAACAAGATATTTTCTTGTATTCGCATACAAATAAAGTATGCATGTTCTAACCCTAGCTCTAAGATTAGCTATACTCATTTTATCAATAGTTTCTCCGGATTCTGACACCTTTCTTATAAAACTCTCTGTAATATCATCGATCGGTATTATAACTCTCTCGATTCCAAGATGATCTGCAAGCCATAGAGCGTCTTCAACGTCTTCTTTTGGTGTGAATGATGTGGGCATTATAACTCCTAGGATTCTTGAGGGTTCTATGCTATGAGCTAGAACCGTTGCAACAACAGAACTATCTACACCACCGCTCAACCCTATTGTAACACCTCTAGAGTTGCTTCTTGCCAGCATATCGTTTACGAATCTTGCTATATACTCGATCTCCTTAGTCCACTCTAGATCGGGGATCTCGATTCTTTTGTAACTCATGTTTTCTTCCTCGTTACTAGAAATAGATAGCAGATTAAATATGGTGATACACATTTTAACTCTAAAGGTCTTGAGCTAGATCCTTAGA is a window of Sulfolobales archaeon DNA encoding:
- a CDS encoding NAD+ synthase, translating into MSYKRIEIPDLEWTKEIEYIARFVNDMLARSNSRGVTIGLSGGVDSSVVATVLAHSIEPSRILGVIMPTSFTPKEDVEDALWLADHLGIERVIIPIDDITESFIRKVSESGETIDKMSIANLRARVRTCILYLYANTRKYLVAGTGDKSEYILGYFTKYGDGAADFLVITHLYKTQVRKLGKWLGLPERIYAKPSSPQLYPGHKAIDELPADYSILDQIMYALFDLKMKKSEVIEVLGFSRELVDEVIRRYKNSYHKRSLPPMPRSLNLGEVLED